In Fimbriiglobus ruber, a genomic segment contains:
- a CDS encoding ParA family protein, with the protein MTITLEQALAIAGSAVTAITFLVGGIDFLIRRWLQRHRYELVLTLNQQIATLHNETHNRSAERDTALHDLATTAATLANTTAALATSSADNTSLNGANADLAGKLTEANLKITDAAQRSHAHDTRVQRALELEGALWTQPTMANTPKFVPLAERRTPVVSVLNLKGGVGKTTITAYLAKALSRQGYRVLLVDLDLQGSLSSLFVSTLELARLSKEGGRFLKELLTPDEKGKPGNLLEHTLPVPQLGPHARLVPTTDTLAYAELSETVKWLFRVGGKEKKWNGRRDGRMILRRALHRPAVYKKFDVVLMDCPPLLNLCCANALAASDYVLAPVTPSMKAIERVTPLIKRVLEVQSDVNKHLRMLGIVVNNTRHKGLTDQENDLFLALPEQCLTIYGHDVYRFDTSIPNRVAVRDQEKGFDSENEDTDLRDTFEQLANEFIKKLPGVCRHPDERIKAKKPKTIGGM; encoded by the coding sequence GTGACGATTACTCTCGAACAGGCTCTTGCGATCGCGGGGTCCGCCGTTACCGCGATCACGTTTCTCGTCGGTGGTATCGACTTCCTGATCCGCAGATGGCTGCAACGACATCGTTACGAACTCGTACTTACCCTCAATCAGCAGATCGCCACCCTTCATAACGAAACACATAATCGCTCTGCGGAGCGGGATACCGCCCTGCACGATCTTGCGACCACAGCCGCAACCCTGGCAAACACGACGGCCGCCCTCGCAACTTCGAGCGCGGATAACACGAGCCTCAATGGAGCGAACGCAGACTTGGCCGGCAAGTTGACCGAGGCGAACCTAAAGATTACGGATGCGGCCCAAAGGAGTCACGCCCACGACACGCGGGTTCAGCGCGCCCTGGAACTCGAAGGGGCCTTGTGGACTCAGCCGACGATGGCGAACACACCCAAGTTCGTCCCACTCGCGGAGCGTCGCACGCCGGTAGTGTCCGTGCTGAACCTCAAGGGCGGGGTCGGCAAGACTACCATCACTGCATACCTCGCGAAGGCGCTCTCCCGCCAGGGCTATCGTGTTCTTCTGGTCGATCTCGACCTCCAGGGTTCACTCTCCAGCCTGTTCGTTTCGACGCTCGAACTAGCCCGCCTCTCCAAGGAAGGCGGGCGCTTCCTCAAGGAGTTGCTCACCCCGGATGAGAAGGGCAAACCGGGTAACCTGCTCGAACACACACTCCCGGTGCCGCAGTTGGGTCCGCACGCCCGGCTCGTGCCCACTACGGACACACTGGCCTACGCCGAACTGTCGGAAACGGTGAAGTGGCTGTTCCGTGTCGGCGGCAAGGAGAAGAAGTGGAACGGGCGTCGGGACGGGCGTATGATCCTCCGCCGTGCCTTGCACCGGCCAGCCGTCTACAAGAAGTTCGACGTTGTATTGATGGACTGCCCGCCGCTGCTCAACCTCTGTTGCGCGAACGCCCTGGCTGCGAGCGATTACGTCCTCGCGCCCGTGACACCGAGCATGAAGGCCATCGAGCGCGTCACACCCTTAATAAAGCGCGTGCTTGAGGTGCAATCGGATGTGAACAAGCACCTCCGCATGCTCGGCATCGTCGTGAACAACACTCGCCACAAGGGGCTGACGGATCAAGAGAACGACCTGTTCCTGGCGCTACCCGAGCAGTGTCTCACAATCTACGGGCACGACGTGTACCGGTTCGACACGAGCATTCCAAATCGCGTTGCCGTTCGGGATCAAGAGAAAGGTTTTGACTCGGAGAACGAAGACACGGACCTCCGTGACACCTTCGAGCAACTGGCGAATGAGTTCATTAAGAAATTGCCGGGCGTCTGTCGTCACCCGGACGAACGGATCAAGGCGAAGAAGCCCAAAACAATAGGGGGTATGTGA